The proteins below come from a single Felis catus isolate Fca126 chromosome A1, F.catus_Fca126_mat1.0, whole genome shotgun sequence genomic window:
- the LOC123386014 gene encoding serine/arginine repetitive matrix protein 1-like, which yields MLPAWTAVISAASGRAQEEFPRPEADGRRFVSLQSGSEEEKGSAAPPPPARGPGPARPSRHLPPARSSRRLPPSPRFPGPRFGGEVPTERRWRRRGGTPRRTSCSPPFTPELLHPKAPVGFRAGSDTHPRSEKC from the coding sequence CTGCGGCGAGTGGGCGAGCGCAGGAAGAATTCCCGAGGCCCGAAGCCGACGGCCGCCGCTTTGTCTCCCTCCAGTCCGGCTCCGAAGAGGAAAAGGGCAGcgcggcgcccccgccccccgcccgcggccccggccccgcccgcccTTCCCGGCACCTCCCTCCGGCGCGCTCTTCCCGGCGCCTCCCGCCGTCGCCCCGCTTTCCAGGCCCTCGCTTTGGGGGTGAGGTCCCGACGGAGAGACGTTGGCGACGCCGAGGCGGGACCCCCAGGAGGACCTCTTGCTCTCCGCCCTTTACCCCTGAGTTACTTCATCCCAAGGCCCCAGTGGGCTTTCGGGCCGGGAGTGACACCCATCCCCGCTCCGAGAA